One window of the Candidatus Woesearchaeota archaeon genome contains the following:
- a CDS encoding DNA-directed RNA polymerase subunit P, with the protein MAEYRCFDCNKQIGPDYLRKKVRCPYCGSKVLFKPRTSVTTVKAR; encoded by the coding sequence ATGGCTGAGTATCGTTGTTTTGATTGCAATAAACAAATTGGTCCGGATTACCTACGAAAAAAAGTCCGTTGTCCTTACTGTGGAAGCAAGGTCCTTTTCAAGCCTCGCACCTCAGTCACAACGGTTAAGGCACGATGA
- a CDS encoding prefoldin subunit, with protein sequence MDVSKETEKKIAQLQLLEQNLQSLLMQKQQFQTQEMEIASALEELEKTTKSYKIVGNIMVVVPQEDLKRELTTKRETVTIRIKNIEKQETAVREKAKKLQTEVLGKMQEEGDAHATEHKH encoded by the coding sequence ATGGATGTATCTAAAGAAACTGAGAAAAAAATTGCTCAGTTACAACTTCTTGAACAGAATCTGCAGAGTCTTTTAATGCAGAAGCAGCAGTTCCAAACCCAGGAAATGGAGATAGCATCTGCCCTTGAAGAGCTTGAGAAAACAACAAAAAGCTATAAGATTGTTGGTAATATTATGGTAGTTGTACCTCAAGAAGATTTGAAACGCGAACTTACAACGAAGAGAGAAACAGTAACTATTCGTATTAAAAATATAGAAAAACAAGAAACAGCAGTCCGAGAAAAAGCAAAGAAACTTCAAACCGAAGTCCTCGGAAAAATGCAAGAAGAAGGTGATGCACATGCCACAGAACATAAACATTAA
- a CDS encoding UPF0147 family protein produces MPQNININQKVIHDILHELADLLEDPSVPKNVKIHLLKAQNSLKSNTELSLKINQAQHELDEIGDDPNLQAYTRTQVWNVVSLLEKLSD; encoded by the coding sequence ATGCCACAGAACATAAACATTAACCAGAAAGTTATCCATGATATCCTTCACGAACTTGCAGATTTACTCGAGGATCCAAGTGTTCCCAAAAATGTAAAGATCCATCTGCTGAAGGCGCAGAACTCCTTAAAAAGCAACACAGAGCTTTCACTTAAAATTAATCAGGCGCAACATGAGCTTGATGAAATTGGCGATGATCCTAACCTTCAGGCATATACGAGAACACAAGTCTGGAATGTGGTTAGTTTATTAGAGAAATTGAGTGATTAA
- a CDS encoding mechanosensitive ion channel: MANITNASTKGISYVSTLLAGMTTKLVLAVVILLIGFIIGIILGRLAKKLLNQVKLNEMVEAATAMKWDVEGIFSKLLTYLLYVLFIVLALRTLGLELVVFNVAIGGIIILVFIALALAINDFIPNIIAGMQFKKEKRFDVGDEIQMKDLVGKVVSITLVETKIQTEHGDIMSISHSSLKKSGITVKKQKQTNAKA, from the coding sequence ATGGCCAATATAACGAATGCCTCAACAAAAGGAATTTCTTATGTCAGTACCTTACTCGCAGGAATGACGACAAAACTGGTTCTTGCAGTCGTTATTCTGTTAATAGGGTTTATCATTGGTATCATTCTTGGAAGGTTAGCAAAAAAGCTCCTCAACCAGGTTAAACTCAATGAAATGGTTGAGGCAGCAACAGCTATGAAATGGGACGTCGAGGGAATCTTTAGTAAATTGCTTACCTATTTACTCTATGTTCTTTTCATTGTTCTTGCACTCAGAACACTTGGGCTTGAACTTGTGGTGTTTAATGTCGCTATAGGAGGTATTATTATCCTTGTTTTTATCGCACTTGCTCTTGCGATCAATGATTTTATTCCGAATATTATCGCAGGTATGCAGTTCAAGAAGGAGAAGCGTTTTGATGTCGGAGATGAAATTCAGATGAAAGATCTCGTGGGAAAGGTAGTTTCTATCACTCTGGTAGAAACAAAGATCCAAACAGAACATGGAGATATCATGAGTATCTCTCATAGTAGCCTCAAGAAATCAGGTATAACCGTAAAAAAGCAGAAGCAGACGAACGCTAAAGCTTAA
- a CDS encoding translation initiation factor IF-2 subunit gamma: MSESIQPVMNIGLVGHVDHGKTTLTERLSGKWTDTHSEEIRRGITIRLGYASATFFKCPQCEEPQCYRVKAICPHCQAKTIPLRKISFVDAPGHESLMATMLSGAAIMDGALLLVSANEHCPQPQTREHLMALTIVGITNIVVVQNKIDLVSKEQAVANYAEIKAFLKGTPYENAPIVPISAQHSLNIDVLIQTIEQALPTPKRDPTKDPLFFVARSFDINRPGTSIRTIRGGVLGGALAQGRLVQGQEIEIRPGYMVEEQNKQVWKSLITTIVSLNAGDQELQELVPGGTAGILTTLDPSVVKSDKLSGNVVGMKGKLPTVLNDISLEIHLLERVVGTKEDLIVEPLKLGEALMLNANAAATVGIVTALRKRVISCRLKLPLCTYPGSRVTISRRIGNRFRLIGYGILQ; the protein is encoded by the coding sequence ATCTCCGAATCTATTCAGCCGGTCATGAATATTGGCCTTGTTGGTCATGTTGATCATGGTAAAACAACCTTAACCGAACGTCTTTCGGGAAAATGGACAGATACGCATTCTGAAGAAATACGACGCGGTATTACTATTCGTTTGGGCTATGCGAGTGCTACCTTCTTTAAATGTCCTCAATGTGAAGAGCCTCAATGTTACCGTGTGAAAGCGATATGTCCTCATTGTCAGGCAAAAACAATCCCTCTTCGAAAGATTTCTTTTGTCGACGCTCCAGGCCATGAAAGTTTAATGGCCACTATGCTCTCAGGAGCAGCAATTATGGATGGTGCTCTGTTACTGGTCTCAGCGAACGAACATTGTCCGCAACCACAGACTAGGGAACATTTAATGGCCCTTACGATTGTGGGTATTACCAACATTGTCGTGGTCCAAAATAAGATTGATCTGGTAAGTAAGGAACAAGCCGTGGCAAATTATGCAGAAATTAAGGCCTTCTTAAAAGGAACGCCTTATGAAAATGCACCTATTGTTCCTATTTCAGCTCAACACAGTTTGAACATTGATGTTCTTATCCAGACTATTGAGCAAGCATTACCAACCCCAAAACGAGACCCTACGAAAGATCCTTTGTTCTTTGTTGCCCGATCCTTTGATATTAATCGGCCAGGAACATCTATTCGTACTATTCGAGGAGGAGTTTTAGGAGGTGCACTTGCACAGGGCAGATTAGTACAAGGCCAGGAAATTGAGATTCGTCCTGGATACATGGTTGAAGAGCAAAACAAACAAGTTTGGAAAAGCTTGATAACAACGATTGTTTCCTTAAATGCAGGTGATCAAGAGCTTCAAGAACTCGTACCTGGAGGAACAGCAGGTATTCTAACAACCCTTGATCCATCAGTTGTTAAATCTGATAAACTCAGCGGAAATGTTGTTGGCATGAAAGGTAAATTACCAACAGTTTTGAATGATATCTCGCTTGAGATCCATCTCTTGGAACGTGTCGTGGGAACAAAAGAGGATCTCATTGTTGAACCCCTTAAATTAGGTGAGGCTCTTATGCTGAATGCAAATGCTGCAGCAACCGTGGGTATTGTGACTGCATTACGTAAACGCGTCATTTCTTGTCGACTTAAACTTCCTTTATGTACCTATCCAGGTTCTCGAGTTACTATCTCCAGAAGGATTGGCAATAGGTTCCGTTTAATTGGGTACGGTATTCTGCAGTAA
- a CDS encoding PHP domain-containing protein, protein MGILKADLHLHSGADPRDKLTYTNEELIDYLAAHGYEVMALTLHDGYGYSPALASYAQAKGILLLPGIERTIEGKDVLIYNLTKDEAIQVRTFQDLRALKQKNSAVFVVAPHPYYFIDKCLGQKLIQHIDLFDAVEHCHFYLSWLNPNKKVIQVARRYNKPLLGTSDAHAFMQIGHTYTKIRAEKTPEAIAQAIRKQEIELVSRPLSLFLFLRILFHLFTRAFTQKKFATEKFI, encoded by the coding sequence ATGGGCATACTTAAAGCAGATCTCCATCTTCACAGTGGTGCTGATCCGAGAGACAAGCTAACCTATACCAACGAAGAACTTATTGATTATCTGGCTGCACATGGCTATGAGGTCATGGCGCTTACGCTTCATGATGGGTATGGCTATTCTCCAGCATTAGCAAGCTATGCACAAGCAAAAGGTATCTTACTCCTTCCCGGTATTGAGCGAACTATTGAGGGAAAGGACGTTTTAATCTATAATCTGACGAAAGATGAAGCCATACAGGTAAGAACCTTTCAAGATTTGCGTGCTCTGAAACAAAAGAATTCAGCTGTTTTTGTTGTTGCACCCCATCCTTATTATTTCATTGACAAATGCCTTGGTCAGAAGCTTATCCAGCACATTGATCTTTTCGATGCTGTTGAACATTGCCACTTTTACCTCTCTTGGCTCAATCCCAACAAAAAAGTAATACAGGTTGCTCGCCGTTATAATAAACCGCTTTTGGGAACCTCTGATGCTCACGCCTTTATGCAGATTGGTCATACCTATACAAAAATTCGGGCAGAAAAGACTCCAGAGGCAATAGCACAGGCTATCAGAAAGCAAGAGATAGAACTGGTGAGCAGACCACTGTCACTCTTTTTGTTCCTCAGGATTTTGTTTCATCTGTTTACCCGGGCGTTTACGCAAAAAAAATTTGCTACCGAAAAGTTTATATAG
- a CDS encoding amidohydrolase family protein — translation MILRRNSRFSLYSFFFCARMQFLVLLLVLLLFLTACSSFSQTSGVERSVASMRQQENKNKQLDGVRIYNLHEHMQYTELGEKFLNVMDRANITMTVLVGSPEATVLEGRSGFTGYDENNADLLQLARQYPDQYQLFCTIYPKDPEKLEKLKQCMKQGSKGLKLYSGHSVMFYDYPLNATDMYPVYAYLEENHIPVIWHVNAGKPQLYAEFVQVLDDFPDLVISCPHFCLSSINLTRLAELMEKYPHLYTDISFGFFVEDGLKRISTDPQKYKDFFTRYASRTMFGTDMVITENSKKTEDWMYNLTMCYRDVLEKERYNCSVGDDLHLELDGLVLSEDVLAEVYQNAPERFLGIVQS, via the coding sequence ATGATATTACGTAGAAACTCCCGTTTTTCTTTGTACTCTTTTTTCTTTTGTGCTCGAATGCAGTTCCTTGTTCTTTTGTTGGTGCTTCTGCTGTTCCTCACTGCCTGCTCTTCTTTCTCACAGACTTCTGGAGTTGAAAGGAGTGTTGCGTCAATGCGTCAACAGGAAAATAAAAACAAGCAACTTGATGGTGTTCGTATTTATAATCTCCATGAACATATGCAGTATACTGAACTTGGTGAAAAATTCCTTAATGTTATGGATAGGGCAAATATCACCATGACGGTTCTTGTGGGAAGTCCTGAAGCAACCGTCCTTGAGGGGAGATCGGGCTTCACCGGATATGATGAGAACAATGCAGATCTTTTGCAGCTTGCTCGTCAGTATCCTGACCAGTATCAACTCTTTTGTACGATTTATCCGAAGGATCCGGAAAAATTGGAAAAGCTCAAACAGTGTATGAAGCAGGGAAGTAAAGGATTGAAGCTCTACAGCGGTCATTCGGTGATGTTTTATGATTATCCCCTGAATGCAACAGACATGTATCCGGTGTATGCGTATCTTGAAGAAAACCATATCCCTGTTATCTGGCATGTCAATGCAGGAAAGCCACAACTCTACGCAGAATTTGTCCAAGTCTTGGATGATTTTCCTGATTTAGTCATTAGTTGTCCTCATTTCTGTTTATCCAGCATTAATCTTACAAGACTTGCTGAACTCATGGAAAAATATCCTCATCTCTATACTGATATCTCGTTTGGATTTTTTGTTGAAGACGGTCTTAAACGGATCTCAACTGACCCTCAGAAATATAAGGATTTTTTCACTCGCTATGCAAGCAGAACCATGTTTGGCACTGATATGGTCATTACTGAAAATTCCAAGAAAACTGAGGATTGGATGTATAATCTTACTATGTGTTATCGTGATGTGCTTGAGAAAGAGCGTTATAACTGTTCTGTTGGTGACGACCTGCATTTAGAATTAGATGGATTAGTGCTTTCTGAGGATGTCTTAGCTGAAGTTTACCAAAACGCACCAGAACGATTTTTGGGAATTGTTCAATCATAA
- a CDS encoding ribonuclease P, with product MHVKEQTVKPGLHKTREKQRHRKKPEGQKRVAQERIDILFLQAKEASKEDPQLAHRYVLLARTIAMKYKVSIPREWKRQFCHYCYSFLVPGKNCRVRLYQGKMVYYCLHCKRFMRYPYLAAQQGGSVKKEKTE from the coding sequence ATGCATGTCAAGGAACAAACCGTAAAACCTGGATTACACAAAACAAGGGAAAAACAACGGCATCGGAAAAAGCCTGAGGGACAGAAAAGGGTTGCTCAAGAGCGTATTGATATCCTGTTTCTTCAAGCAAAGGAGGCAAGTAAAGAAGATCCACAACTTGCTCATCGCTATGTTCTGCTTGCAAGAACCATTGCTATGAAGTACAAAGTAAGCATTCCACGAGAATGGAAACGACAGTTTTGTCATTATTGCTATTCATTTCTTGTTCCTGGGAAGAATTGTCGTGTACGGTTGTACCAAGGAAAAATGGTATACTACTGTTTGCACTGCAAAAGGTTTATGAGATATCCCTACCTCGCTGCACAACAAGGCGGATCAGTTAAAAAAGAAAAAACAGAGTAA
- a CDS encoding NYN domain-containing protein, with product MTKHKEQRVGVFVDVQNLYYSAKHLYRAKVNYIELLKTAVNNRKLVRAFAYVIKADMKDEENFFEVLEKIGFEVRAKDLQIFYGGAKKGDWDVGIAMDTIRLAEKVDTIVLSSGDGDFKDLVEYLKSHGCRVEVMAFGKSSSSLLKQVVDDFIDLDQNPKKYLRYDPKIRVPP from the coding sequence ATGACCAAACATAAAGAACAACGGGTTGGAGTTTTTGTTGATGTCCAAAATTTGTATTATTCGGCAAAGCATCTTTACCGAGCAAAGGTTAATTACATTGAGCTTCTCAAAACTGCCGTGAACAATCGTAAGCTTGTTCGTGCATTTGCCTATGTCATTAAAGCAGACATGAAAGATGAAGAGAATTTTTTTGAGGTCTTAGAAAAGATTGGCTTTGAAGTGAGGGCAAAGGATTTACAGATATTTTATGGTGGCGCAAAAAAAGGAGACTGGGATGTAGGCATTGCCATGGATACTATCCGGCTCGCTGAAAAGGTTGATACCATTGTCCTTTCGAGTGGTGATGGAGATTTTAAGGATCTTGTTGAGTATCTAAAATCGCATGGATGTCGGGTAGAGGTTATGGCGTTTGGGAAAAGTTCTTCCTCATTGTTGAAGCAAGTGGTTGATGACTTTATTGATTTAGATCAAAACCCAAAGAAATATTTACGGTATGATCCTAAAATTAGGGTGCCTCCCTGA
- a CDS encoding GTP-binding protein — protein MEKKADTIVESKKTIHDQIKEFQDELVKTPYNKSTQHHIGLVKAKIAKLKEKLETRARQSKKGEGYSVKKTNDGTVVIVGFPSVGKSTLLNALTNANSPVAAYEFTTLTVIPGLMEYKHAKIQILDIPGIVHGAASGRGRGKEVLGVMRSADMLLIIIDVFHPEHYRALINEIFEAGIRINQQKPEVKVTKRAKDGIRIGNTVPLTKLTHETIQAIFREFKYANADVLIREDISDDQLIDVINGNRVYMPAIFVLNKIDAVIPERLQQLQKAFPLDLSISAETKYGISELKELIFTRLKLMKIYLKEPQKEADLKVPLIIKQGATITDVCQKLHKDFIMKFKFARVWGSSRFPGQRLLRTDYVLHDNDILELHLK, from the coding sequence ATGGAAAAAAAAGCAGATACTATCGTTGAATCTAAAAAAACAATTCATGACCAGATTAAGGAATTCCAGGATGAGCTAGTGAAAACGCCGTACAATAAAAGTACGCAGCATCATATTGGATTGGTCAAGGCCAAGATAGCTAAGCTCAAAGAAAAGCTAGAGACAAGAGCAAGGCAGTCCAAAAAAGGTGAAGGCTACTCAGTCAAAAAGACAAATGATGGGACGGTTGTTATTGTTGGATTTCCTTCAGTAGGAAAATCCACGCTGCTCAATGCGCTTACTAATGCAAACTCTCCTGTTGCTGCCTATGAGTTTACAACCTTGACCGTCATTCCAGGATTGATGGAATATAAACATGCAAAAATCCAGATCTTAGATATTCCAGGGATTGTCCATGGTGCAGCCTCAGGCAGAGGAAGAGGGAAAGAGGTTCTTGGCGTCATGCGGAGTGCAGATATGTTACTGATTATTATCGATGTCTTTCATCCTGAACATTATCGTGCATTGATCAATGAAATTTTTGAAGCAGGTATTCGGATTAACCAACAAAAACCAGAGGTTAAAGTTACCAAACGAGCAAAAGATGGGATTCGGATAGGAAATACCGTTCCTCTCACCAAGCTGACGCATGAAACCATCCAGGCTATTTTTAGGGAATTTAAGTATGCGAATGCCGATGTCCTTATTCGTGAAGATATTAGTGATGATCAGCTGATTGATGTTATTAACGGAAATCGTGTCTACATGCCTGCTATTTTCGTGCTCAATAAAATTGATGCGGTTATTCCTGAACGATTGCAGCAACTACAGAAGGCATTTCCTTTGGATCTTTCTATATCTGCAGAAACAAAATACGGTATCTCAGAACTCAAAGAGCTTATTTTTACCAGATTGAAGCTTATGAAAATCTATCTGAAAGAGCCACAGAAAGAAGCTGATCTTAAGGTGCCTCTCATTATTAAGCAGGGTGCAACGATTACTGATGTGTGTCAGAAATTACATAAGGATTTCATCATGAAGTTCAAATTTGCCCGTGTGTGGGGCTCTTCGCGATTCCCCGGACAACGGTTGTTACGTACTGATTATGTCCTCCATGACAATGATATCTTAGAACTCCACCTCAAATAG
- the tsaD gene encoding tRNA (adenosine(37)-N6)-threonylcarbamoyltransferase complex transferase subunit TsaD, with protein MVTRDGRILANEKDSYSSPSGGMIPHKVADHHVQVCDIVLERALLKAKLSMKDISLIVFSQGPGLGHALRIGAFAARTLAVRFHLPIIGVDHCIAHLAIGELVTSAKDPVLLYASGANTQIIAYEGKKYRIFGETLDQGIGNFLDSFARYAGLGFPGGPKIDALARKGKHYIALPYTVKGMDVSFGGLLTNVKQKYDSRKYTLEDLAYSIQETVFAMVVEVAERALAHCKKKELLLAGGVACNQRLQQMCSLMCQGRSAQCFVPQNEYLLDNGAMITWLGILIHQSGKRMELPETVIKPYERTDDIEVTWK; from the coding sequence ATTGTTACAAGAGATGGAAGGATTTTAGCGAATGAAAAAGATAGCTATAGCTCTCCGAGCGGGGGAATGATTCCTCATAAAGTAGCAGATCATCATGTTCAGGTTTGTGATATTGTTTTGGAGCGTGCCTTATTAAAGGCAAAGCTCAGCATGAAGGACATTTCTCTGATTGTTTTTTCTCAAGGTCCGGGCTTAGGACATGCCCTACGCATTGGTGCTTTTGCTGCACGAACTTTAGCCGTCCGTTTTCATCTTCCGATTATTGGCGTAGATCATTGTATTGCGCATTTAGCTATTGGTGAATTAGTTACCTCTGCGAAAGATCCTGTACTCCTGTATGCGTCAGGCGCAAACACCCAGATTATTGCTTATGAGGGTAAAAAATATCGTATCTTTGGAGAAACTCTTGATCAAGGGATAGGTAATTTTCTTGATTCCTTTGCCCGTTATGCAGGCTTGGGATTCCCTGGTGGACCAAAGATTGATGCCCTTGCGAGAAAGGGAAAACATTACATTGCTTTGCCTTATACCGTCAAGGGAATGGACGTTAGTTTTGGTGGTCTCTTGACCAATGTCAAGCAGAAATACGATTCCCGAAAATATACGCTTGAAGATCTTGCGTATTCTATTCAAGAAACCGTTTTTGCCATGGTAGTAGAGGTTGCTGAGCGTGCCTTAGCTCACTGCAAGAAAAAAGAACTCCTGCTTGCAGGTGGTGTTGCATGTAATCAACGGCTTCAACAGATGTGTTCATTGATGTGTCAAGGACGTTCTGCACAATGTTTTGTTCCCCAGAATGAATACCTTCTGGACAATGGAGCCATGATTACCTGGCTGGGCATCTTAATACATCAATCAGGAAAGCGGATGGAGCTCCCTGAAACAGTCATTAAACCGTATGAACGGACTGATGATATTGAGGTAACATGGAAGTAA
- the fsa gene encoding fructose-6-phosphate aldolase — protein MKLFLDTADVQEIREANSWGILDGVTTNPSLIAKTGRSFKEVVKEITTIVDGPISAETISEDAKGMIAEAKDLAKIHKNIYVKVPMSIEGLKAVKECTKLGIKTNVTLVFTPNQALLAAKAGATFVSPFIGRLDDISHEGMDIIAEIVVIFSNYDYPTQVLVASVRHPNHVKEAAMLGAGICTLPFNVLQKMVQHPLTDKGIATFLADYKKIPKK, from the coding sequence ATGAAATTATTTTTAGATACTGCCGATGTTCAAGAGATTCGGGAAGCCAATTCCTGGGGAATTCTCGATGGCGTAACCACCAATCCATCACTTATTGCAAAGACCGGAAGATCATTTAAGGAGGTTGTAAAGGAAATCACCACTATTGTTGATGGTCCTATTAGTGCAGAAACGATTTCTGAGGATGCAAAGGGAATGATCGCTGAGGCAAAAGACCTCGCCAAGATCCATAAGAACATTTATGTCAAAGTCCCTATGTCCATCGAAGGGTTAAAGGCAGTGAAGGAATGTACCAAGCTCGGCATTAAGACAAATGTTACCTTGGTCTTTACCCCAAATCAAGCATTACTTGCAGCAAAAGCAGGCGCTACCTTTGTCAGTCCTTTTATTGGACGCTTGGATGATATCAGCCATGAAGGTATGGATATCATTGCTGAGATCGTCGTTATCTTCAGCAACTATGACTATCCAACTCAAGTGCTTGTTGCCAGTGTCCGGCACCCAAACCATGTAAAAGAGGCTGCAATGCTCGGTGCAGGTATCTGTACCCTTCCCTTCAATGTTCTTCAAAAGATGGTTCAGCATCCACTCACCGATAAAGGGATTGCAACATTCTTGGCAGATTACAAGAAAATTCCTAAGAAATAG
- a CDS encoding helix-turn-helix transcriptional regulator, with the protein MQQAREKCGIVDLHHLFGKKWTYALFYNINEEPLSFNELDAMADRSVNPTLLSKRLKELSEFHLIIRETKNNRVYYRLTKEGARLKQLFMEIKLLAKEMGCAIPKECKEGDCSGCKLFRKHVFLETTLKDIKGKDSKTKS; encoded by the coding sequence ATGCAGCAAGCCAGAGAAAAATGTGGGATAGTAGACCTCCATCATCTCTTTGGAAAGAAATGGACCTATGCACTCTTCTACAATATTAACGAAGAACCCCTAAGCTTCAATGAGTTGGATGCCATGGCAGATCGATCGGTTAATCCAACCTTATTATCGAAACGACTGAAAGAACTCAGCGAGTTTCATCTTATTATACGAGAAACAAAGAATAATCGAGTATATTACCGCTTAACCAAAGAAGGAGCACGACTTAAACAACTCTTCATGGAGATAAAATTGCTGGCAAAAGAGATGGGATGTGCCATTCCCAAAGAGTGTAAAGAAGGTGATTGTTCAGGATGCAAACTCTTCAGAAAACACGTCTTCCTCGAGACAACATTGAAGGATATTAAAGGAAAGGATAGCAAAACAAAATCTTAA